A section of the Clostridium omnivorum genome encodes:
- a CDS encoding YndM family protein, which translates to MKHVYAILAKFIIIAIILEITLGLMTDLNFSEVLMISLSVTILAYLIGDLFILSISNNTIATIADIGLTFLTILAFNYVYGYGRISYLDSIVSAVVVGIGEWFFHKYVVRHVFPNREEIH; encoded by the coding sequence ATGAAACATGTATATGCCATTTTAGCTAAATTTATAATCATAGCTATTATTCTTGAAATAACACTAGGCCTTATGACAGATTTAAATTTTAGTGAGGTTCTAATGATTAGTCTATCTGTTACCATTTTGGCCTATCTAATAGGAGATTTGTTCATTTTATCAATTTCTAACAATACAATAGCAACTATAGCTGATATAGGCCTTACCTTTTTAACCATATTAGCATTTAATTATGTATATGGCTACGGCAGGATTTCTTATTTAGATTCAATAGTATCTGCGGTTGTAGTTGGTATAGGAGAATGGTTCTTCCATAAGTATGTTGTACGTCATGTATTCCCAAATCGTGAAGAAATTCATTAA